One segment of Chelmon rostratus isolate fCheRos1 chromosome 17, fCheRos1.pri, whole genome shotgun sequence DNA contains the following:
- the smurf2 gene encoding E3 ubiquitin-protein ligase SMURF2 produces MSNQGVRRNGPVKLRLTVLCAKNLVKKDFFRLPDPFAKVVVDGSGQCHSTDTVRNTLDPKWNQHYDLYIGKSDSITISVWNHKKIHKKQGAGFLGCVRLLSNAINRLKDTGYQRLDLNKLSPNDSDTVRGQIVVSLQSRDRIGTGGPVVDCSRLFDNDLPDGWEERRTASGRIQYLNHITRTTQWERPTRPASEYSSPGRPLSCIVDENTPISTNGATPTTALPPSGSDQRAQERRVRSQRHRNYMSRTHLHTPPDLPEGYEQRTTQQGQVYFLHTQTGVSTWHDPRVPRDLSNVNCEELGPLPPGWEIRNTATGRVYFVDHNNRTTQFTDPRLSANLHLVLNPSPNGSRGGIESQNVSRQNQLKDQAQQALVSPGQLPEEAECLTVPKYKRDLVQKLKILRQELSQQQPQAGHCRIEVSREEIFEESYRQVMKMRPKDLWKRLMVKFRGEEGLDYGGVAREWLYLLSHEMLNPYYGLFQYSRDDIYTLQINPDSAVNPEHLSYFHFVGRIMGMAVFHGHYIDGGFTLPFYKQLLGKPITLDDMESVDPDLHNSLVWILDNDITGVLDHTFCVEHNAYGEIIQHELKPNGKSIPVTQDTKKEYVRLYVNWRFLRGIEAQFLALQKGFNEVIPQHLLKAFDEKELELIVCGLGKIDINDWKSNTRLKHCTPDSNIVKWFWKAVESFDEERRARLLQFVTGSSRVPLQGFKALQGAAGPRLFTIHQIDASTNNLPKAHTCFNRIDIPPYEHYDKLYDKLLTAIEETCGFAVE; encoded by the exons GTCTCCCTGATCCCTTTGCCAAGGTTGTTGTGGACGGTTCAGGGCAATGCCACTCTACAGACACTGTGAGGAACACACTTGACCCCAAGTGGAATCAACACTATGACCT ATACATCGGGAAATCAGATTCAATCACCATCAGCGTGTGGAATCACAAGAAGATTCACAAGAAGCAAGGGGCTGGGTTCCTGGGCTGTGTCCGCCTTCTGTCCAACGCTATCAACCGCCTTAAAGACACAGGCT ACCAGAGACTAGACTTGAACAAGCTGAGTCCCAACGACAGTGACACAGTCAGAGGCCAGATAGTGG tgagCCTGCAGTCTAGGGACCGGATAGGCACAGGAGGCCCTGTGGTGGACTGCAGTCGGCTGTTTGACAATGATCTTCCAGATGG ctgggaggagaggaggacagcgTCTGGACGAATCCAGTACTTGAACCACATCACACGCACCACACAGTGGGAGAGGCCTACCAG gcCTGCATCAGAGTACTCCAGCCCTGGACGGCCTCTCAGCTGCATCGTGGATGAGAACACGCCCATCAGCACAAACGGGGCCACGCCCACCACAGCGTTGCCACCCAGTGGCAGTGACCAGCGGGCCCAGGAGAGACGGGTCCGCTCCCAGAGGCACCGCAACTACATGAGCAGAACCCACCTGCACACGCCCCCAGATCTCCCTGAAGGATATG AGCAGAGGACCACGCAGCAAGGCCAAGTGTACTTTCTCCACACTCAGACAGGTGTCAGCACGTGGCATGATCCCAGAGTGCCAAG AGATCTGAGTAATGTGAACTGTGAGGAACTGGGTCCTCTACCTCCTGGATGGGAGATACGGAACACTGCCACCGGTAGGGTTTACTTTGTCGACCACAACAACCGAACCACGCAGTTCACAGACCCACGCCTCTCCGCCAACCTGCACCTAGTCCTAAA TCCAAGTCCCAATGGTTCTCGAGGAGGCATCGAAAGTCAGAATGTCAG TCGTCAGAACCAGCTGAAGGATCAGGCCCAGCAGGCTCTGGTGTCCCCCGGTCAGCTCCCAGAGGAGGCAGAGTGCCTCACTGTGCCCAAGTACAAGAGAGACCTTGTTCAGAAGCTCAAAATCCTCCGCCAGGAACTgtcccagcagcagcctcaggcTGGCCACTGCCGCATCGAGGTGTCCCGTGAGGAGATCTTTGAG GAATCGTATCGacaggtgatgaagatgaggccGAAGGACCTGTGGAAAAGGCTAATGGTGAAgttcagaggagaggaggggctCGATTATGGGGGAGTTGCCAG GGAGTGGCTCTATCTGCTGTCCCATGAGATGCTGAACCCATACTATGGCCTGTTCCAGTATTCCCGTGATGACATTTACACACTGCAGATAAACCCCGACTCTGCTGTCAACCCC GAGCACTTGTCATACTTTCATTTCGTGGGCCGCATCATGGGGATGGCGGTGTTCCATGGCCACTACATAGACGGAGGCTTTACTCTGCCCTTCTACAAACAGCTGTTGGGTAAACCGATCACCCTGGACGACATGGAGTCTGTTGACCCTGACCTGCACAACAGCCTCGTGTGGATCCT tgaCAACGACATCACAGGTGTGCTGGACCACACCTTCTGCGTCGAACACAATGCCTACGGAGAGATCATCCAGCACGAGCTGAAGCCCAACGGTAAGAGCATCCCCGTTACTCAGGACACCAAGAAAGAGTACGTCCGGCTCTACGTCAACTGGCGTTTTCTGCGAGGCATAGAGGCCCAGTTCCTGGCTCTGCAGAAGGGCTTCAATGAGGTCATCCCCCAACACCTGCTGAAGGCTTTCGATGAGAAGGAGCTGGAG CTGATTGTATGTGGCCTCGGCAAAATCGACATCAACGACTGGAAGTCCAACACGCGGCTCAAACACTGCACTCCAGACAGCAACATTGTGAAGTGGTTTTGGAAAGCCGTGGAGTCCTTCGACGAGGAGCGCAGAGCCCGGCTTCTTCAGTTTGTCACCGGCTCTTCCAGGGTTCCCCTGCAAGGCTTCAAGGCCCTCCAAG GTGCTGCCGGCCCACGACTCTTTACCATCCACCAGATTGATGCCAGCACCAACAACCTTCCCAAAGCCCACACCTG TTTTAATCGGATCGACATTCCGCCCTACGAGCATTATGACAAACTGTACGACAAGTTGCTCACTGCCATCGAGGAGACGTGCGGCTTTGCTGTAGAGTGA
- the ddx5 gene encoding probable ATP-dependent RNA helicase DDX5 isoform X2, with protein sequence MPGYSDRDRGRDRDRDRGYGGGPPRFGGNRGGGGGKFGNPGDRLRKKQWNLDELPKFEKNFYQQHPDVARRSLQEVEQYRRSKTITSKGRDCPNPITKFHEASFPSYVMDVINKQNWTEPTPIQAQGWPLALSGKDMVGIAQTGSGKTLSYLLPAIVHINHQPFLERGDGPICLVLAPTRELAQQVQQVAAEYGRASRLKSTCIYGGAPKGPQIRDLERGVEICIATPGRLIDFLEAGKTNLRRCTYLVLDEADRMLDMGFEPQIRKIVDQIRPDRQTLMWSATWPKEVRQLAEDFLKEYVQINVGALQLSANHNILQIVDVCNDGEKENKLIRLLEEIMSEKENKTIIFVETKRRCDDLTRRMRRDGWPAMGIHGDKSQQERDWVLNEFKYGKAPILIATDVASRGLDVEDVKFVINFDYPNNSEDYIHRIGRTARSQKTGTAYTFFTPNNMRQASDLISVLREANQAINPKLLQMAEDRGGKSNWSFKGRQRWRL encoded by the exons ATGCCTGGATATTCCGACAGAGACCGCGGCAGAGACAGGGATAGAGATAGAGG CTATGGCGGAGGTCCTCCTCGCTTTGGTGGCAAccgtggtggaggtggaggaaagtTCGGCAATCCCGGCGATCGGCTAAGGAAGAAACAGTGGAACCTGGATGAGCTCCCAAAGTTTGAGAAAAACTTCTATCAACAGCATCCCGACGTTGCCCGCAGGTCTCTG CAAGAAGTTGAACAATACAGAAGGTCCAAAACCATTACATCTAAAGGAAGAGACTGCCCAAACCCCATTACAAAGTTCCACGAAGCCAGCTTCCCTT cttaCGTGATGGATGTGATCAACAAACAGAACTGGACTGAACCAACACCCATCCAGGCGCAGGGCTGGCCTCTGGCTCTGAGTGGCAAGGATATGGTCGGCATTGCACAGACTGGTTCTGGCAAAACGCTTTCT TATTTGTTGCCTGCAATCGTGCACATCAACCACCAGCCTTTCCTGGAACGTGGGGATGGTCCAATT TGCCTGGTGCTCGCCCCCACCCGTGAGCTGGCACAGCAGGTGCAACAGGTGGCTGCAGAATATGGCAGAGCTTCTCGCCTCAAGTCTACCTGTATCTACGGAGGAGCACCCAAGGGACCCCAGATCCGAGACCTGGAAAGAg GTGTGGAGATCTGCATCGCCACTCCGGGAAGGCTCATCGACTTCCTTGAGGCGGGAAAGACGAACCTCCGCAGGTGCACTTATCTTGTGCTGGATGAGGCCGACAGAATGCTGGACATGGGCTTTGAGCCTCAGATTCGGAAAATTGTCGACCAGATCAGA CCTGACCGCCAGACTCTGATGTGGAGTGCCACTTGGCCCAAAGAGGTTCGCCAGCTGGCAGAGGACTTCCTGAAGGAATACGTCCAGATCAACGTtggagctctgcagctcagtgccAACCACAACATCCTGCAGATAGTGGATGTCTGCAAtgatggagagaaggaaaacaa aCTCATCCGTCTGCTTGAGGAAATCAtgagtgagaaagaaaacaagaccATCATCTTTGTAGAAACAAAGAGGCGCTGTGATGACCTCACCAGGAGGATGAGAAGGGATGG ATGGCCAGCGATGGGAATCCATGGAGATAAGAGCCAGCAGGAAAGAGACTGGGTTCTCAATG AGTTCAAATATGGAAAGGCTCCGATTCTCATTGCTACAGATGTTGCCTCCAGGGGTCTAG ATGTTGAAGACGTGAAATTTGTCATCAACTTTGACTACCCCAACAACTCTGAGGACTATATCCACCGCATTGGCAGAACAGCTCGTAGCCAAAAGACAGGCACAGCTTATACCTTCTTCACTCCAAACAACATGAGGCAGGCCAGTGACCTCATCTCTGTGCTCCGCGAGGCCAACCAGGCTATCAACCCCAAGCTCCTCCAAATGGCGGAAGACAGAGGAGGTAAATCTAATTG GTCGTTCAAGGGGAGGCAGAGGTGGCGACTATAG
- the ddx5 gene encoding probable ATP-dependent RNA helicase DDX5 isoform X1, with protein sequence MPGYSDRDRGRDRDRDRGYGGGPPRFGGNRGGGGGKFGNPGDRLRKKQWNLDELPKFEKNFYQQHPDVARRSLQEVEQYRRSKTITSKGRDCPNPITKFHEASFPSYVMDVINKQNWTEPTPIQAQGWPLALSGKDMVGIAQTGSGKTLSYLLPAIVHINHQPFLERGDGPICLVLAPTRELAQQVQQVAAEYGRASRLKSTCIYGGAPKGPQIRDLERGVEICIATPGRLIDFLEAGKTNLRRCTYLVLDEADRMLDMGFEPQIRKIVDQIRPDRQTLMWSATWPKEVRQLAEDFLKEYVQINVGALQLSANHNILQIVDVCNDGEKENKLIRLLEEIMSEKENKTIIFVETKRRCDDLTRRMRRDGWPAMGIHGDKSQQERDWVLNEFKYGKAPILIATDVASRGLDVEDVKFVINFDYPNNSEDYIHRIGRTARSQKTGTAYTFFTPNNMRQASDLISVLREANQAINPKLLQMAEDRGGRSRGGRGGDYRDDRRDRYSGRRDFGGFRDRDNGRGYDNGPNKGFGTNSQNGGYGGNNSGNGFSGASFNGNGQSTFSNQTGAFGGQNNFQTPQFAPNKGGAQTGAAHPPFPFPQAQAPQQHPPPLVPYPMPPQFTQ encoded by the exons ATGCCTGGATATTCCGACAGAGACCGCGGCAGAGACAGGGATAGAGATAGAGG CTATGGCGGAGGTCCTCCTCGCTTTGGTGGCAAccgtggtggaggtggaggaaagtTCGGCAATCCCGGCGATCGGCTAAGGAAGAAACAGTGGAACCTGGATGAGCTCCCAAAGTTTGAGAAAAACTTCTATCAACAGCATCCCGACGTTGCCCGCAGGTCTCTG CAAGAAGTTGAACAATACAGAAGGTCCAAAACCATTACATCTAAAGGAAGAGACTGCCCAAACCCCATTACAAAGTTCCACGAAGCCAGCTTCCCTT cttaCGTGATGGATGTGATCAACAAACAGAACTGGACTGAACCAACACCCATCCAGGCGCAGGGCTGGCCTCTGGCTCTGAGTGGCAAGGATATGGTCGGCATTGCACAGACTGGTTCTGGCAAAACGCTTTCT TATTTGTTGCCTGCAATCGTGCACATCAACCACCAGCCTTTCCTGGAACGTGGGGATGGTCCAATT TGCCTGGTGCTCGCCCCCACCCGTGAGCTGGCACAGCAGGTGCAACAGGTGGCTGCAGAATATGGCAGAGCTTCTCGCCTCAAGTCTACCTGTATCTACGGAGGAGCACCCAAGGGACCCCAGATCCGAGACCTGGAAAGAg GTGTGGAGATCTGCATCGCCACTCCGGGAAGGCTCATCGACTTCCTTGAGGCGGGAAAGACGAACCTCCGCAGGTGCACTTATCTTGTGCTGGATGAGGCCGACAGAATGCTGGACATGGGCTTTGAGCCTCAGATTCGGAAAATTGTCGACCAGATCAGA CCTGACCGCCAGACTCTGATGTGGAGTGCCACTTGGCCCAAAGAGGTTCGCCAGCTGGCAGAGGACTTCCTGAAGGAATACGTCCAGATCAACGTtggagctctgcagctcagtgccAACCACAACATCCTGCAGATAGTGGATGTCTGCAAtgatggagagaaggaaaacaa aCTCATCCGTCTGCTTGAGGAAATCAtgagtgagaaagaaaacaagaccATCATCTTTGTAGAAACAAAGAGGCGCTGTGATGACCTCACCAGGAGGATGAGAAGGGATGG ATGGCCAGCGATGGGAATCCATGGAGATAAGAGCCAGCAGGAAAGAGACTGGGTTCTCAATG AGTTCAAATATGGAAAGGCTCCGATTCTCATTGCTACAGATGTTGCCTCCAGGGGTCTAG ATGTTGAAGACGTGAAATTTGTCATCAACTTTGACTACCCCAACAACTCTGAGGACTATATCCACCGCATTGGCAGAACAGCTCGTAGCCAAAAGACAGGCACAGCTTATACCTTCTTCACTCCAAACAACATGAGGCAGGCCAGTGACCTCATCTCTGTGCTCCGCGAGGCCAACCAGGCTATCAACCCCAAGCTCCTCCAAATGGCGGAAGACAGAGGAG GTCGTTCAAGGGGAGGCAGAGGTGGCGACTATAGAGATGACCGCCGGGATAGATACTCTGGAAGGCGTGATTTTGGAGGTTTTAGAGACAGGGATAATGGTAGAGGCTATGACAATGGACCAAATAAAGGTTTTGGCACAAATTCACAGAATGGAGGCTATGGGGGCAATAACAGCGGCAATGGCTTCAGCGGAGCCAGCTTCAACGGTAACGGACAGTCCACCTTTAGCAACCAAACAGGAGCCTTCGGAGGCCAGAACAACTTCCAGACCCCGCAGTTTGCGCCCAATAAGGGTGGAGCACAGACTGGCGCGGCTCACCCCCCATTCCCTTTCCCCCAGGCACAGGCTCCGCAGCAGCACCCCCCGCCGCTGGTGCCGTACCCCATGCCTCCTCAGTTCACTCAGTAA